Proteins encoded in a region of the Salminus brasiliensis chromosome 2, fSalBra1.hap2, whole genome shotgun sequence genome:
- the slc15a5 gene encoding solute carrier family 15 member 5, whose product MVALNVPGLHGGHPLQRVSTARRPSGMVTPYKPRKSRKKLQVIICILFVELFERFTFFGIVCNMILFCTIKLGYHNYQAATVNLCFVGASTLTPVLVGWFAETCLGRTKVLYLCALLHFIGTAMLPVVAFPFEDFYIDTHNTIHQLEPREQHILFYMGLLAAALGIGGFRAILCPLSAYYLQGYNQHQILSFFNWLYWLVNLNSTVVFLGISYIQQSVGKNLGFLIPFTSVLLALIAIHMARNNLIFHPKKASLLLTTLGVFLNSLKMSCLHYRHLSGDVANWLDRAKENNGGRYSETNVENVKILVKLFPLFGLQLLYRACITQIPSGYYLQTMHSNLNFNGFLLPIAAMNVISILPLLILAPLLEFVGTCYQSMKKTPPSPAKFITMGHACAALSALAAGITEIHRKDYAQVEQTLSGTVLQVSSMACFQLAPQYILLGIAEAFVTPACSLISFCVTPSNLRGISLHFLTLFYGAGCFLGAVLIQFFYLVSGGNFYPNTLSSGNLERFFFTLAILMTINTFLFWRLSCRYTDLSAELCKGVTQSHLAEKLRQYKACLRFYDTVDYSGPSASLEMIL is encoded by the exons ATGGTGGCCCTCAATGTTCCTGGCCTTCATGGTGGCCATCCGCTACAACGGGTCTCCACCGCTCGCCGCCCGAGCGGGATGGTCACCCCATATAAGCCTCGAAAGTCCAGAAAGAAGCTGCAGGTGATTATCTGTATTCTTTTTGTGGAGTTGTTCGAGAGGTTCACCTTCTTTGGGATTGTTTGCAATATGATCCTCTTTTGCACCATCAAGCTGGGATATCACAATTACCAAGCAGCCACAGTGAACCTGTGTTTTGTTGGAGCCAGTACACTCACACCTGTTCTTGTGGGCTGGTTTGCAGAGACATGTTTGGGGAGGACTAAAGTGCTCTATCTTTGTGCTCTGCTTCATTTCATTG GTACAGCCATGCTCCCTGTAGTTGCGTTTCCCTTTGAGGATTTCTACATCGACACACACAATACTATTCATCAACTGGAGCCACGGGAGCAACATATTCTTTTCTACATGGGGCTGCTAGCTGCTGCGCTCGGTATTGGGGGCTTCCGTGCTATCCTCTGCCCACTAAGCGCTTATTACCTTCAGGGTTACAACCAACACCAGATACTGTCCTTTTTCAACTG GCTCTACTGGCTAGTCAATCTCAATTCTACAGTTGTCTTCCTGGGGATCTCCTATATTCAGCAGTCTGTGGGCAAAAACCTGGGCTTTCTCATCCCCTTCACCTCTGTCCTACTGGCTCTTATTGCCATACACATGGCACGCAACAATCTCATCTTCCATCCAAAAAAAG CCAGTTTGTTGCTGACCACACTGGGTGTGTTCCTAAACTCCCTAAAAATGTCTTGCCTCCATTATCGGCATTTGAGTGGAGATGTGGCTAACTGGCTGGACCGTGCCAAGGAGAACAATGGAGGACGCTACAGTGAGACAAATGTCGAAAATGTTAAGATCCTGGTAAAGCTTTTCCCTCTTTTTGGACTGCAGCTGCTCTACCGGGCCTGTATTACCCAA ATTCCATCAGGATACTACCTCCAGACCATGCATTCAAACCTAAACTTCAATGGATTTCTCCTTCCTATAGCAGCTATGAACGTGATCAGTATCCTGCCGCTGCTAATATTAGCACCACTACTGGAATTTGTTGGCACCTGCTATCAGTCTATGAAGAAAACACCTCCTTCTCCAGCCAAATTCATAA CAATGGGCCATGCCTGTGCAGCTCTGTCGGCGCTCGCTGCAGGGATTACTGAGATCCACAGGAAAGACTACGCTCAGGTGGAGCAGACGCTGTCAGGAACAGTGCTCCAGGTGTCTTCAATGGCCTGTTTTCAACTCGCACCACAGTACATCTTACTGGGTATAGCAGAGGCCTTTGTCACACCAGCAT GCTCCCTCATCTCTTTCTGTGTGACTCCTAGCAACCTCAGGGGCATCTCTCTACACTTCCTTACTCTCTTCTATGGAGCAGGATGCTTTCTGGGTGCTGTTCTGATTCAGTTCTTTTATCTCGTGTCTGGCG GGAACTTCTATCCAAATACACTCAGCAGTGGCAATCTGGAGAGATTTTTCTTCACTTTGGCAATTTTGATGACCATAAATACCTTCCTGTTTTGGAGATTATCTTGCAG GTACACAGACCTGAGTGCTGAACTGTGCAAAGGAGTGACACAAAGTCACCTGGCTGAAAAGCTCCGGCAGTATAAAGCCTGTCTCCGGTTCTATGACACGGTGGACTACTCTGGACCTTCAGCATCCTTGGAAATGATCCTGTAA